The proteins below are encoded in one region of Fusobacterium sp. JB019:
- a CDS encoding Wzz/FepE/Etk N-terminal domain-containing protein — MGNKNTQKNYGYNYEGYYNDAEQEIDLVDLVFTMIRRWKLIVLTIIPVVIIGFFLALTRPSIYKAETTLMVSSGMASIGIDNSDISLNQKLVITYSEVAKSRSILKRVINKYDLETSPESLAKTISISPVSDTEIIKLSYKNKDPQLAASVTNEFAKEFMNKVVEVMNIRNVKIVEPAEIPTHALPKKRTIILAAFIILGAMLGMGLALIIESIHKKLRKPSEIESILEAPMLGVIPKFNVKDDEDGEDDK; from the coding sequence ATGGGAAATAAGAACACACAGAAAAATTATGGGTACAACTATGAAGGCTATTATAATGACGCTGAACAAGAAATTGATTTAGTAGATTTAGTGTTTACAATGATAAGAAGATGGAAACTTATTGTTTTAACAATAATACCAGTAGTAATTATTGGTTTTTTTCTTGCTTTAACAAGGCCGTCCATATATAAAGCTGAAACAACTTTAATGGTTTCTAGTGGAATGGCAAGTATAGGAATAGATAATAGTGATATATCCCTTAACCAGAAGTTAGTTATAACTTACTCAGAAGTTGCAAAAAGTAGAAGTATATTAAAAAGAGTAATAAATAAATATGATCTTGAAACTAGTCCAGAAAGTTTAGCAAAGACAATTTCAATATCTCCAGTTTCAGATACTGAGATAATAAAATTAAGCTATAAAAATAAAGATCCACAACTAGCAGCCTCTGTAACAAATGAATTTGCAAAAGAATTTATGAATAAAGTGGTTGAAGTTATGAATATTAGAAATGTAAAGATTGTAGAACCAGCAGAAATTCCAACTCACGCACTACCTAAAAAAAGAACAATTATATTAGCAGCTTTTATTATATTGGGGGCAATGCTAGGAATGGGACTTGCTCTAATAATAGAAAGTATACATAAAAAACTTAGAAAGCCTTCAGAAATAGAAAGTATTTTAGAAGCTCCCATGCTTGGGGTTATTCCTAAATTTAATGTGAAGGATGATGAAGATGGGGAGGATGATAAGTAA